One window of Vibrio sinaloensis genomic DNA carries:
- a CDS encoding pyridoxal phosphate-dependent class III aminotransferase, whose protein sequence is MSTAFEVDNTVVATPFSTQVPVLEGTYDLTPDEVLIDQEQHESAVRSYPRRLPIAIKQAYGALVEDTRGQLFLDCLAGAGTLALGYNHPEISQALKDQLDSGLPYQTLDIATKAKTDFIQAVKAFLPDQLGNNCVIQFCGPSGADAVEAAIKLAKQTTGRNTMFAFRGAYHGMTNGTMGMMGNLGTKARRTGLMSDVHFMPFPYNLRCPFGLGGDEGAKASIRYIERLLHDDEAGIMKPAAIVVEPVQGEGGVIPAPAFWLRELRRICDEHGILLIFDEIQCGVGKTGYNFAFEEAEIVPDILCLSKAIGGGMPMSLLVINKQHDTWKPGEHTGTFRGNQLAMVSGAKALEIIQRDNLVEHANIAGQYLRHGLEAMQRRLDCIAEVRGKGLMLGVEIRKPGSELNQFGEPVSDGELTLKIQRAALERGLMVEKGGRDGSVIRFLPPLIISFEQIDFALRVLEEAMLVAGANKLSAEQVNQSWKQHFIHTGEMGSDEFAKVMNHTTAAMKSVFEQVDAPYSGLEPKQLEQAIKAVDLDNNQASLVDVIGSTADLVAKNAIFTQHPDCIAHLHTPPLMPAVAAEAMIAALNQSMDSWDQASSATYVEQKVVDWLCDKYELGEKSDGIFTSGGTQSNQMGLMLARDWIADRLSGHSIQKLGLPDYADKLRIVCSKKSHFTVQKSASWMGLGEKAILAVDANADGTMDVSQLDAVIEQAKAEGLIPFAIVGTAGTTDHGAIDDLDFIADMANKHQMWMHVDGAYGGALILSSHKPRLKGVERASSVSVDFHKLFYQTISCGALLVNDKANFKFLLHHADYLNREHDELPNLVDKSIATTKRFDALKVFMTMQSVGPAVLGEMYDHLLAQTQQVANLVRNNDSFELLAEPALSTVLFRAVQKDCDLDQLNKTLRLEALTRGVAVLGETVVDGQAALKFTILNPCLKISDFESLLNKINALAVELAK, encoded by the coding sequence ATGAGCACAGCCTTTGAAGTCGATAACACTGTTGTCGCAACCCCTTTTTCTACTCAGGTTCCAGTTCTGGAAGGCACTTACGACCTTACTCCAGATGAAGTTCTTATCGACCAAGAGCAACATGAATCTGCGGTGCGTTCTTATCCGCGTCGCTTACCGATTGCCATTAAGCAAGCTTATGGCGCCTTGGTCGAAGACACACGCGGACAACTCTTTCTCGACTGTCTTGCTGGCGCGGGGACACTGGCTTTGGGCTACAACCACCCAGAGATCAGCCAAGCCTTAAAAGATCAGCTAGACAGCGGACTGCCGTATCAAACGTTAGACATCGCGACCAAAGCGAAAACTGACTTTATTCAAGCAGTTAAAGCCTTCTTACCCGATCAGCTTGGTAACAATTGCGTTATTCAATTTTGTGGCCCATCGGGCGCAGATGCAGTAGAAGCCGCGATTAAACTTGCTAAGCAGACAACGGGTCGCAACACCATGTTTGCGTTTCGCGGGGCTTACCATGGTATGACCAACGGTACCATGGGAATGATGGGCAACTTAGGCACCAAAGCGCGTCGCACAGGCTTGATGTCAGATGTACACTTTATGCCATTCCCATACAACCTTCGCTGTCCATTTGGTTTAGGTGGAGACGAAGGCGCCAAAGCCAGCATTCGTTACATCGAGCGTTTACTGCATGACGATGAAGCGGGCATTATGAAGCCAGCTGCGATTGTCGTTGAGCCAGTACAAGGTGAGGGCGGTGTGATTCCGGCCCCTGCATTCTGGTTGCGTGAGTTGCGCCGTATCTGTGATGAGCATGGCATCCTACTTATCTTTGACGAGATCCAATGTGGTGTAGGCAAAACGGGTTACAACTTCGCTTTTGAAGAAGCGGAAATCGTGCCTGATATCCTTTGTTTGTCGAAAGCGATTGGCGGCGGAATGCCAATGTCACTGCTAGTGATCAACAAGCAGCACGACACCTGGAAACCAGGTGAACATACTGGCACCTTCCGTGGTAACCAACTGGCCATGGTATCGGGCGCGAAAGCGCTGGAGATCATTCAACGTGACAACTTGGTTGAGCATGCGAATATCGCTGGCCAGTATCTTCGTCATGGTTTAGAGGCGATGCAAAGGCGCCTTGACTGTATTGCTGAAGTGCGTGGCAAAGGCTTGATGCTGGGTGTCGAAATTCGTAAACCGGGTAGTGAACTCAACCAGTTTGGTGAGCCAGTTTCAGATGGTGAGCTCACGCTGAAAATTCAACGTGCTGCGCTTGAGCGCGGCTTGATGGTAGAGAAGGGCGGCCGCGATGGTTCGGTGATCCGTTTTCTGCCACCACTGATCATCTCTTTTGAGCAGATTGACTTTGCTTTGCGTGTGCTAGAAGAAGCCATGTTAGTCGCTGGTGCCAATAAACTAAGCGCAGAGCAGGTAAATCAGAGTTGGAAGCAGCACTTTATCCATACCGGTGAGATGGGCAGTGATGAGTTTGCTAAGGTGATGAACCACACCACCGCGGCGATGAAATCCGTTTTTGAACAAGTTGACGCGCCATACTCCGGTCTTGAGCCGAAGCAACTTGAACAGGCGATCAAAGCCGTTGACCTCGATAACAATCAAGCATCTCTGGTTGATGTGATTGGGAGTACCGCCGACTTAGTGGCCAAGAATGCGATATTTACCCAGCATCCGGATTGTATTGCTCACTTGCATACTCCGCCGCTGATGCCTGCTGTTGCTGCAGAAGCCATGATTGCTGCATTGAATCAATCGATGGATTCATGGGATCAAGCGTCTTCTGCCACTTACGTAGAGCAAAAGGTGGTGGATTGGCTGTGTGATAAGTACGAATTGGGTGAAAAATCAGATGGTATTTTCACCAGTGGCGGCACCCAGAGCAACCAAATGGGGCTGATGTTAGCCCGGGATTGGATTGCCGATAGGCTAAGCGGCCACTCGATTCAAAAGCTCGGCCTGCCGGATTACGCCGATAAGCTGCGCATAGTCTGTTCGAAGAAGTCGCACTTTACCGTGCAAAAGTCGGCGTCATGGATGGGATTGGGCGAAAAGGCGATTTTAGCGGTTGATGCTAACGCTGATGGCACTATGGATGTGAGCCAGCTCGATGCTGTGATTGAGCAAGCAAAAGCTGAAGGTTTAATCCCGTTTGCGATTGTTGGTACCGCAGGCACCACCGATCATGGCGCGATTGATGATCTCGACTTTATTGCGGATATGGCCAACAAGCACCAGATGTGGATGCATGTTGATGGCGCTTACGGCGGTGCTTTAATTCTTAGCAGCCATAAGCCGCGCCTTAAAGGTGTCGAACGCGCATCATCGGTGAGCGTTGATTTCCACAAGTTGTTCTACCAAACAATAAGCTGTGGTGCGCTGTTGGTGAATGATAAAGCGAACTTTAAGTTTTTGCTGCACCATGCCGACTACCTAAACCGCGAACACGATGAGTTGCCGAACTTGGTCGACAAGTCTATCGCGACCACCAAACGTTTTGATGCTCTGAAAGTGTTTATGACAATGCAAAGCGTTGGGCCTGCGGTGTTAGGGGAAATGTACGATCACTTGCTGGCACAAACCCAACAAGTGGCTAATCTGGTTCGCAACAACGACAGTTTTGAATTGTTGGCTGAACCAGCATTGTCGACGGTGCTATTCCGCGCAGTGCAAAAGGACTGTGACCTCGACCAACTAAACAAAACTCTAAGGCTCGAAGCACTCACGCGAGGCGTGGCTGTGCTTGGAGAGACCGTTGTGGATGGTCAGGCAGCACTGAAATTCACAATTTTAAACCCTTGCTTGAAGATTTCGGACTTCGAATCTTTGCTAAATAAAATCAATGCTCTAGCGGTTGAGCTAGCGAAATAA
- a CDS encoding VCBS domain-containing protein: MNANSLATLMLAKTSVVIDVNGEIRALLPGEVPAPGEVVVTVGQDTTAEADAGIIEAQLFGEDNQGLGLDLDNEIAAIVEQIEQGVDPTLNDDFATAAGGQNGSSLTTTGAIERTGAESLAETQFDTTGLESQGLSETQSLALLDLVAQAVFVGQDSVSVFETDVAWTINGSIEATETDLPAFIVQENVAGDNGVFSIDVDGNWTYVANSAFDELNVGDSVSDVFPIQSADGTVGSVTVTINGTNDLPQFVSTDSFGGEGAEVAVPSSFENGAYTFDIPENTAAGAPIGQVAAIDPDNQVLIFSISTNIQNEQGEDLFQIDAESGEISLTEAGAASYVNDFELLSNAHQLVVTVTEGDGIGEPQSVDVDVFLNEVNLDDNTPIFTGTDDNGEYSFTYDENSLESYVIGSVSAADADGEAVTYSIKTNVLNDDNQPLFEIDAQSGEISLTAAGVEAFTNDYEVLGNMHDIVVTATEVDGLGGVKTTNVTVNLDEVNLDDNAPIFTGTDDNGEYSFTYDENSLESYVIGTVSAADADGEAITYSIKTNVLNDANQPLFEIDAQSGEISLTAAGVEAFTNDYEVLGNMHDIVVTATEVDGLGGVKTTDVTVNLDEVNLDDNAPIFTGTDDNGEYSFTYDENSLESYVIGTVSAADADGEAVTYSIKTNVLNDANQPLFEIDAQSGEISLTAAGVTAFTNDYEVLGNMHDIVVTATEVDGLGGVKTTDVTVNLDEVNLDDNAPIFTGTDDNGEYSFTYDENSLESYVIGTVSAADADGEAVTYSIKTNVLNDANQPLFEIDAQSGQISLTAAGVEAFTNDYEVLGNMHDIVVTATEVDGLGGVKTTDVTVNLDEVNLDDNAPIFTGTDDNGEYSFTYDENSLESYVIGSVSAADADGEAVTYSITTNVLNDANEPLFEIDAQSGEISLTAAGVTAFTNDYEVLGNMHDIVVTATEVDGLGGVKTTDVTVNLDEVNLDDNAPIFTGTDDNGEYSFTYDENSLESYVIGTVSAADADGEAVTYSIKTNVLNDANQPLFEIDAQSGQISLTAAGVEAFTNDYEVLGNMHDIVVTATEVDGLGGVKTTDVTVNLDEVNLDDNAPIFTGTDDNGEYSFTYDENSLESYVIGSVSAADADGEAVTYSIKTNVLNDANQPLFEIDAQSGEISLTAAGVTAFTNDYEVLGNMHDIVVTATEVDGLGGVKTTDVTVNLDEVNLDDNAPEFDPNDGDKYAFSYFENNNADYVIGSVSATDADGEAVTYSIKTNVFNDANQPLFAIDSSNGNISLTAAGVLAFTNNYEALANTHTLVVTATEVDGFGDQQSTDITVELSELNVNELPVTEDFNVDAGSAIYVPLVFDSSDPTLDHISDEDDDFNNVELNIMLTSLPKYGTLLYTDDFGDTRVITQADLHTLGEAIDPAKLFDPNNFSYVPGQGDPFEMGFSGDPSEIVLGDDGFYNWGVAVSDTERLITLENGNTITISLDDNNDKAFKQYTGKQPHVGWGIGDSDGNGLNKQETLIVDLSDNPLDVVTFGLDGMGGSFNTNSNVYVEVTYTLADGTKHVEQYQKDEGDVGNDQILYEFSYSSPDNPIVNMEMSSTGGNWELRYLSGTQEITEDVTFDYVAVDSDLAVSNESTVTIDVSESPEYQVLSAEQGDSLDADLGNQVMLGDENANVFTWLDDTLDNGTDVVDNFTLGSDFLDLTGILEQDDNVVVGDLIDSISAQVSGDDVVMSVSDEGRTQTIILEGVTGAFEDAGLIENNSITNELEMLTQILKTDTV; the protein is encoded by the coding sequence ATGAATGCGAACAGTCTTGCAACATTGATGCTCGCGAAAACAAGTGTGGTCATCGATGTCAACGGGGAAATCCGTGCATTGCTTCCTGGAGAGGTGCCAGCACCAGGAGAGGTTGTGGTGACAGTCGGTCAAGATACAACGGCTGAGGCTGATGCCGGTATTATTGAAGCACAACTATTTGGAGAGGATAATCAGGGGCTTGGACTTGATCTTGACAACGAAATCGCAGCGATTGTTGAGCAGATTGAGCAAGGGGTCGATCCGACGCTGAATGATGATTTCGCCACTGCGGCGGGGGGGCAAAATGGGTCCAGTCTCACGACTACTGGAGCGATTGAGCGAACCGGTGCTGAGTCGCTTGCTGAAACACAATTTGATACCACTGGTCTGGAGTCGCAAGGGCTGTCTGAGACGCAAAGCTTGGCTCTGCTTGATCTCGTCGCGCAAGCCGTGTTTGTCGGACAAGACTCGGTGTCTGTGTTTGAAACCGATGTAGCGTGGACAATTAATGGCTCGATTGAGGCGACCGAAACTGATCTGCCAGCATTTATTGTTCAAGAGAACGTCGCGGGTGACAATGGTGTGTTCTCGATTGACGTCGATGGTAATTGGACCTACGTCGCCAATAGTGCTTTCGATGAACTCAACGTTGGCGATTCTGTTTCGGATGTTTTTCCAATCCAGTCTGCAGATGGCACTGTGGGTAGTGTGACGGTGACGATCAATGGTACTAACGACTTACCACAATTCGTCTCAACGGACAGTTTTGGTGGTGAAGGTGCGGAAGTCGCTGTGCCATCAAGTTTTGAAAATGGCGCCTACACCTTCGATATTCCAGAGAATACTGCCGCGGGAGCGCCAATCGGTCAGGTTGCTGCCATTGACCCAGATAACCAAGTATTGATTTTCAGCATTTCGACCAATATTCAAAATGAACAGGGCGAAGATTTATTTCAAATCGATGCTGAAAGCGGGGAAATTAGTTTAACTGAAGCGGGCGCTGCTTCCTACGTGAACGATTTTGAGCTGCTGTCTAACGCGCACCAACTGGTGGTAACGGTAACCGAAGGTGATGGTATTGGCGAGCCGCAATCTGTTGATGTCGATGTGTTCTTAAACGAAGTCAACCTTGATGACAATACGCCAATCTTCACCGGTACCGATGATAATGGCGAGTACAGCTTCACTTATGATGAAAACTCACTCGAGTCGTATGTGATTGGTAGCGTGTCTGCCGCAGACGCGGACGGCGAAGCGGTCACCTACAGCATCAAAACTAACGTGCTCAATGATGATAACCAGCCCCTGTTTGAAATCGACGCCCAAAGCGGCGAAATCAGTTTAACTGCGGCTGGTGTTGAGGCGTTTACCAACGACTATGAAGTGCTGGGCAATATGCACGACATCGTGGTCACCGCCACCGAAGTCGATGGCTTGGGCGGGGTGAAAACCACCAACGTCACCGTCAATCTTGATGAGGTCAACCTGGATGACAATGCGCCCATCTTCACCGGCACCGATGATAATGGGGAATACAGCTTCACTTATGATGAAAACTCACTCGAATCGTATGTGATTGGTACCGTGTCTGCCGCTGACGCTGACGGCGAAGCGATCACCTATAGCATCAAAACTAACGTGCTTAATGATGCTAACCAGCCCCTGTTTGAAATCGACGCCCAAAGTGGCGAAATCAGTTTAACCGCGGCTGGTGTTGAGGCGTTTACCAACGATTATGAAGTGTTGGGCAATATGCACGACATCGTGGTCACCGCCACCGAAGTCGATGGCTTGGGCGGGGTGAAAACCACCGACGTCACCGTCAATCTCGATGAGGTCAACCTGGATGACAACGCGCCCATCTTCACCGGTACCGATGATAATGGGGAATACAGCTTCACTTATGATGAAAACTCGCTCGAATCGTATGTGATTGGTACTGTGTCTGCGGCTGACGCCGACGGCGAAGCGGTCACCTATAGCATCAAAACTAACGTGCTTAATGATGCTAACCAGCCCCTGTTTGAAATCGACGCCCAAAGCGGGGAGATCAGTTTAACTGCGGCCGGTGTGACCGCGTTTACCAACGACTATGAAGTGCTGGGCAATATGCACGACATCGTGGTCACCGCCACCGAAGTCGATGGCTTGGGCGGGGTGAAAACCACCGACGTCACCGTCAATCTCGATGAGGTCAACCTGGATGACAACGCGCCCATCTTCACCGGTACCGATGATAATGGGGAATACAGCTTTACTTATGATGAAAACTCGCTCGAATCGTATGTGATTGGTACTGTGTCTGCCGCTGACGCTGACGGCGAAGCGGTCACCTACAGCATCAAAACTAACGTGCTTAATGATGCTAACCAGCCCCTGTTTGAAATCGACGCCCAAAGCGGGCAGATCAGTTTGACCGCGGCTGGTGTTGAGGCGTTTACCAACGATTATGAAGTGCTGGGCAATATGCACGACATTGTGGTCACCGCCACCGAAGTGGATGGTTTGGGCGGAGTGAAAACCACTGACGTGACCGTCAATCTCGATGAGGTCAACCTCGATGACAACGCGCCCATCTTCACCGGCACCGATGATAATGGGGAATACAGCTTCACTTATGATGAAAACTCGCTCGAATCGTATGTGATTGGTTCTGTGTCTGCGGCTGACGCCGATGGCGAAGCGGTCACCTACAGCATTACAACCAACGTGCTCAATGATGCCAACGAGCCGTTATTTGAAATCGACGCCCAAAGCGGGGAGATAAGTTTAACCGCGGCCGGTGTGACCGCGTTTACCAACGACTATGAAGTGCTGGGCAATATGCACGACATCGTGGTCACTGCCACTGAAGTGGATGGTTTGGGCGGAGTGAAAACCACCGACGTTACCGTCAATCTTGATGAGGTCAACCTCGATGATAACGCGCCCATCTTCACAGGCACCGATGATAATGGTGAATACAGCTTCACTTATGATGAAAACTCGCTCGAATCGTATGTGATTGGTACTGTGTCTGCGGCTGACGCTGACGGCGAAGCGGTCACCTATAGCATCAAAACTAACGTGCTCAATGATGCTAACCAGCCCCTGTTTGAAATCGACGCGCAAAGCGGGCAGATCAGTTTGACCGCGGCTGGTGTTGAGGCGTTTACCAATGACTATGAAGTGCTGGGCAATATGCACGACATCGTGGTCACTGCCACTGAAGTGGATGGTTTGGGCGGAGTGAAAACCACTGACGTCACCGTCAACCTTGACGAGGTCAACCTGGATGACAACGCGCCCATCTTCACCGGCACCGATGATAATGGGGAATACAGCTTCACTTATGATGAAAACTCGCTTGAGTCGTATGTGATTGGCAGCGTGTCTGCGGCTGACGCCGATGGCGAAGCGGTCACCTATAGCATCAAAACTAACGTGCTCAATGATGCTAACCAGCCCCTGTTTGAAATCGACGCCCAAAGCGGCGAAATCAGTTTAACTGCGGCCGGTGTGACCGCGTTTACCAACGACTATGAAGTACTGGGCAATATGCACGACATCGTGGTCACCGCCACCGAAGTCGATGGTTTGGGCGGAGTGAAAACCACTGACGTCACCGTCAATCTCGATGAGGTCAATCTGGATGACAATGCGCCAGAGTTTGATCCGAATGATGGTGATAAGTACGCATTTTCTTACTTTGAAAACAACAATGCCGACTATGTGATTGGTAGCGTCTCCGCGACCGATGCTGATGGCGAAGCCGTCACCTACAGCATCAAAACTAACGTGTTTAATGATGCCAATCAGCCACTGTTTGCCATAGACTCAAGTAACGGTAACATCAGCTTGACGGCTGCAGGGGTCTTGGCGTTCACCAACAATTACGAGGCGCTGGCAAACACCCACACCTTAGTTGTCACAGCGACTGAAGTTGATGGGTTTGGCGATCAACAATCTACCGACATTACGGTTGAGTTGTCGGAGCTTAATGTCAATGAGTTGCCGGTGACGGAAGACTTTAATGTTGATGCGGGCAGTGCGATATATGTCCCATTGGTGTTCGATTCGAGTGATCCAACCCTCGACCATATTTCAGATGAGGACGATGACTTTAACAATGTCGAGTTGAACATCATGCTGACCTCGTTGCCGAAATACGGCACTTTGCTTTACACCGATGATTTTGGTGACACTCGTGTGATCACACAAGCTGACCTTCATACCCTAGGCGAAGCCATTGACCCTGCGAAACTCTTTGACCCTAATAACTTTAGTTATGTCCCAGGGCAAGGTGACCCGTTTGAAATGGGCTTTAGCGGCGATCCAAGTGAGATCGTTCTGGGTGATGATGGATTCTACAACTGGGGTGTTGCGGTGAGCGACACTGAACGCCTGATCACCCTAGAAAACGGCAACACAATTACCATTTCACTCGATGACAATAACGACAAAGCATTCAAACAGTACACAGGTAAACAGCCTCATGTAGGGTGGGGTATTGGGGATAGCGACGGTAATGGTCTCAACAAACAAGAGACATTAATTGTCGATCTCAGTGATAACCCCTTGGATGTGGTCACGTTCGGCCTTGATGGTATGGGTGGCTCGTTCAATACCAACAGTAATGTTTATGTTGAAGTGACTTATACTTTGGCGGATGGCACCAAGCACGTCGAGCAGTATCAGAAAGACGAGGGCGATGTGGGCAATGACCAGATCTTGTACGAGTTTAGCTACTCATCACCTGACAATCCTATCGTCAATATGGAGATGTCATCAACGGGAGGAAACTGGGAGTTGCGCTATCTATCAGGTACACAAGAAATTACGGAAGATGTGACCTTTGATTATGTAGCGGTTGACTCAGATTTAGCGGTCAGTAATGAATCGACGGTCACTATCGATGTTTCGGAGTCACCTGAGTATCAAGTTCTGTCTGCGGAACAAGGCGATAGTCTTGATGCCGATTTGGGCAATCAAGTGATGTTGGGCGATGAAAACGCCAATGTGTTTACTTGGCTGGACGACACACTCGATAACGGCACTGACGTCGTGGATAACTTCACTTTGGGTAGCGATTTCCTTGACCTAACCGGTATCTTAGAGCAGGACGATAACGTAGTGGTCGGTGATCTGATTGATTCGATATCCGCACAAGTCTCTGGTGATGATGTGGTGATGAGTGTCTCGGATGAAGGCCGCACACAAACCATCATCTTAGAAGGGGTCACTGGTGCGTTTGAAGACGCGGGACTGATTGAAAACAACAGTATTACGAATGAGTTGGAGATGTTAACTCAAATACTCAAAACCGATACTGTTTAA
- a CDS encoding TolC family outer membrane protein, giving the protein MAHHKEVTLNRNTPLIASCIAMAISMPSYAQTLEQAVATALATNPEIKSAYNQFRSAVKEADASGGAYLPSLDLDAGIGYEGINPASSTGRRDTDLTRKEATISLTQLLWDGNATLNDMDRTAAEAESVRYQLLSDASDLALKVTDVYLEAVKATEVLALSESNLAVHKEIYRDIKRRANSGIGSTADVTQVEARIAKAHGNLLAAQNNLIDTHTQFTRLVGQAPLGLIYPRADESKLPLSLSDALVDAFDKHPVIRVSLVDVDSARFQYEQSKGNFYPTFSIEASHGWRDDAGGDRGQRDETLAMLRMRYNLYNGGSDGDLSERAAYQLNQAKDLRDNAYRQVEESLRLSWSALDLTLQQKNFLADHVDSASETVIAYQKQYRIGQRTLLDLLNTENELFEARKDYLDAHYAEQYAKYRVMNATGNLLDALLVDTPKEWAQPVEY; this is encoded by the coding sequence ATGGCACATCACAAGGAGGTCACCTTGAACAGAAACACGCCACTCATAGCAAGCTGCATTGCCATGGCAATATCAATGCCATCCTATGCACAAACTCTCGAACAAGCCGTCGCCACGGCTCTCGCGACCAATCCAGAAATAAAAAGCGCTTACAACCAATTTAGAAGTGCAGTAAAAGAAGCGGATGCGTCAGGTGGCGCTTATCTGCCGAGTTTGGATTTAGATGCGGGTATCGGGTATGAAGGTATCAATCCGGCCAGTTCAACAGGACGGAGAGATACGGACTTAACACGTAAAGAAGCCACAATAAGTCTGACCCAACTATTGTGGGACGGAAATGCAACGCTCAACGATATGGATCGAACGGCGGCTGAAGCAGAATCTGTTCGCTACCAACTGCTCTCTGATGCGTCAGATTTAGCACTCAAAGTGACCGATGTCTATTTAGAGGCAGTAAAAGCAACCGAGGTTTTGGCACTTTCTGAAAGTAACCTCGCCGTTCACAAAGAAATCTACCGCGATATTAAGCGACGAGCCAACTCAGGAATCGGCTCAACAGCAGACGTCACTCAAGTAGAGGCACGTATCGCCAAAGCGCACGGTAATTTACTTGCCGCGCAAAACAATTTGATCGATACCCATACTCAGTTCACTCGCTTGGTCGGTCAAGCGCCGCTTGGACTTATCTACCCAAGAGCCGATGAATCAAAGTTGCCACTTTCGCTTTCTGATGCATTAGTTGACGCGTTTGATAAGCACCCGGTCATCCGCGTATCTCTGGTTGACGTTGACTCTGCACGCTTTCAATACGAACAGTCGAAAGGCAACTTCTATCCGACTTTCTCAATCGAGGCAAGCCATGGTTGGCGCGACGATGCGGGCGGTGACCGCGGTCAACGCGATGAAACATTAGCGATGCTGCGCATGCGCTACAACTTATACAACGGTGGCTCGGACGGCGATCTTTCTGAACGTGCGGCATACCAACTCAATCAGGCCAAGGATCTTAGAGATAACGCCTACCGACAAGTCGAAGAAAGCTTACGCTTATCTTGGAGCGCTTTAGACCTTACCTTACAACAGAAAAACTTTCTCGCCGACCATGTTGACTCAGCATCGGAAACCGTTATCGCGTACCAAAAGCAATATCGAATCGGCCAACGTACCCTGTTGGACCTACTCAACACCGAGAACGAGCTGTTTGAAGCACGTAAAGACTATCTCGACGCGCACTACGCAGAGCAATACGCTAAATATCGAGTCATGAATGCGACAGGTAATTTACTTGATGCGCTGTTAGTTGATACACCAAAAGAGT
- a CDS encoding carboxynorspermidine synthase encodes MAILQIGAGGVGWVVAHKAAQNNDVLGDITIASRTVGKCEKIIESIQKKNNLKDTSNKLEARAVNADDVESLVALIKEVQPDLVINAGPPWVNMSIMEACYQTKVSYLDTSVAVDLCSEGQQVPQAYDWQWGYREKFAEAGITGILGAGFDPGVVSVFAAYAVKHLFDEIDSIDVMDVNAGDHGKKFATNFDPETNMLEIQGDSFYWENGEWKQVPCHSRMLEFDFPNCGTHKVYSMAHDEVRSMQEFIPAKRIEFWMGFGDRYLNYFNVMRDIGLLSPDPLTLHDGTVVQPLHVLKALLPDPTSLAPGYTGLTCIGTWVQGKKDGKERSVFIYNNADHEVAYQDVEHQAISYTTGVPAITAALQFFRGKWADKGVFNMEQLDPDPFLETMPSIGLDWHVQELEAGQGLPVIHELKK; translated from the coding sequence ATGGCAATTCTACAAATTGGTGCAGGCGGCGTTGGCTGGGTAGTGGCACATAAAGCAGCGCAAAACAACGACGTTCTGGGTGATATCACCATCGCTTCACGTACCGTGGGCAAGTGTGAAAAAATCATTGAATCTATTCAGAAAAAAAATAATCTGAAAGATACCTCTAACAAGCTAGAAGCTCGTGCGGTCAATGCTGACGACGTAGAGTCACTCGTTGCTCTTATTAAAGAAGTTCAGCCTGATTTAGTGATCAATGCGGGTCCTCCATGGGTCAACATGTCGATTATGGAAGCGTGTTACCAAACCAAGGTGTCGTACCTAGACACGTCCGTTGCCGTTGATTTGTGTAGTGAAGGTCAGCAGGTTCCGCAAGCTTACGATTGGCAATGGGGTTACCGTGAAAAGTTTGCTGAAGCAGGCATTACAGGTATTCTTGGCGCGGGTTTTGATCCGGGTGTTGTTTCGGTGTTTGCTGCGTATGCGGTTAAGCATCTATTTGATGAGATCGACAGCATCGATGTCATGGATGTGAACGCTGGCGATCATGGCAAGAAGTTTGCGACTAACTTTGACCCTGAAACCAACATGTTAGAGATCCAAGGTGACTCTTTCTATTGGGAGAATGGCGAGTGGAAGCAAGTACCTTGTCATTCACGCATGCTTGAGTTTGATTTCCCGAACTGTGGTACGCACAAGGTGTACTCGATGGCACACGATGAAGTGCGTTCAATGCAGGAGTTTATTCCAGCCAAGCGTATTGAATTTTGGATGGGCTTTGGCGACCGCTACCTAAACTACTTCAATGTGATGCGTGATATCGGCTTACTAAGCCCAGATCCATTAACCTTGCATGACGGTACTGTGGTACAGCCTCTGCACGTTCTTAAAGCGCTATTGCCAGATCCAACATCTTTGGCTCCGGGTTACACAGGGTTAACCTGTATCGGTACTTGGGTGCAAGGTAAGAAAGATGGTAAAGAGCGTAGTGTGTTTATCTACAACAACGCTGACCATGAAGTGGCGTATCAAGACGTTGAGCACCAAGCGATCTCTTACACCACAGGTGTTCCGGCTATTACGGCGGCACTTCAGTTCTTCCGTGGTAAGTGGGCAGATAAAGGCGTATTCAACATGGAGCAACTGGACCCAGATCCGTTCCTAGAAACGATGCCAAGCATTGGTCTCGATTGGCATGTTCAAGAGCTTGAAGCGGGTCAAGGTCTACCAGTAATTCATGAGCTTAAGAAATAA